Proteins from a genomic interval of Acanthopagrus latus isolate v.2019 chromosome 7, fAcaLat1.1, whole genome shotgun sequence:
- the LOC119022775 gene encoding uncharacterized protein LOC119022775 isoform X1, translating into MPSFLPYQHSAEMAAQQDTGKAEDALFLADMLLAQVKMATGSSTVFDSQEDSAGTRCEDQHSLQRSIEQMFLGVHQKKASLYNHTGCLGDETALHLRRLAENIRRMMSDMSSGRDSDNLSDEGPHGLLCLLQKRLADVKFQVARLSYSQALGPNAASLLEDLPEEHKEQYEGSDDSDFEAVQICQGARLSSHFLVVWCVCVCVCVCVCVCVCACACLPVNLVLGVV; encoded by the exons atgccttccttccttccttacCAACATAGTGCTGAAATGGCTGCTCAGCAAGACACAGGGAAAGCAGAGGATGCTCTTTTCCTTGCAGACATGCTTCTGGCTCAAGTCAAA ATGGCAACAGGAAGCAGTACCGTTTTCGACAGTCAAGAGg aTTCTGCAGGTACCAGATGTGAAGACCAACACAGCCTTCAGAGATCCATTGAACAGATGTTTCTTGGTGTTCATCAAAAAAAAGCCAGCCTTTATAATCATACTG GTTGTTTGGGAGATGAGACAGCACTGCATCTCAGAAGGCTGGCGGAGAACATCCGGAGAATGATGTCAGACATGTCTTCTGGCAGAGACAGTG ACAACTTAAGTGACGAGGGGCCTCATGGGCTACTGTGTCTTCTCCAGAAAAGGCTTGCTGATGTGAAGTTCCAAGTGGCAAGACTAAGTTACAGCCAGGCTTTAGGACCAAATGCTGCTTCTCTGCTGGAGGATTTGCCGGAGGAGCATAAAGAACAGTATGAGGGTTCAGATGACAGTGATTTTGAAGCTGTGCAAATTTGTCAGGGTGCTAGGCTGTCATCCCACTTCCTTgttgtctggtgtgtgtgtgtgtgtgtgtgtgtgtgtgtgtgtgtgtgtgtgtgcgcgtgcgcctgcctgcctgtgaaTCTGGTGCTGGGTGTGGTCTAA
- the LOC119022775 gene encoding uncharacterized protein LOC119022775 isoform X2, translated as MLKWLLSKTQGKQRMLFSLQTCFWLKSKWQQEAVPFSTVKRILQVPDVKTNTAFRDPLNRCFLVFIKKKPAFIIILRGCLGDETALHLRRLAENIRRMMSDMSSGRDSDNLSDEGPHGLLCLLQKRLADVKFQVARLSYSQALGPNAASLLEDLPEEHKEQYEGSDDSDFEAVQICQGARLSSHFLVVWCVCVCVCVCVCVCVCACACLPVNLVLGVV; from the exons A TGCTGAAATGGCTGCTCAGCAAGACACAGGGAAAGCAGAGGATGCTCTTTTCCTTGCAGACATGCTTCTGGCTCAAGTCAAA ATGGCAACAGGAAGCAGTACCGTTTTCGACAGTCAAGAGg aTTCTGCAGGTACCAGATGTGAAGACCAACACAGCCTTCAGAGATCCATTGAACAGATGTTTCTTGGTGTTCATCAAAAAAAAGCCAGCCTTTATAATCATACTG AGAGGTTGTTTGGGAGATGAGACAGCACTGCATCTCAGAAGGCTGGCGGAGAACATCCGGAGAATGATGTCAGACATGTCTTCTGGCAGAGACAGTG ACAACTTAAGTGACGAGGGGCCTCATGGGCTACTGTGTCTTCTCCAGAAAAGGCTTGCTGATGTGAAGTTCCAAGTGGCAAGACTAAGTTACAGCCAGGCTTTAGGACCAAATGCTGCTTCTCTGCTGGAGGATTTGCCGGAGGAGCATAAAGAACAGTATGAGGGTTCAGATGACAGTGATTTTGAAGCTGTGCAAATTTGTCAGGGTGCTAGGCTGTCATCCCACTTCCTTgttgtctggtgtgtgtgtgtgtgtgtgtgtgtgtgtgtgtgtgtgtgtgtgtgcgcgtgcgcctgcctgcctgtgaaTCTGGTGCTGGGTGTGGTCTAA